GGGACAGAAGTCCGCGGCGTTCGAGATCGTCGACGCGCTCGGGGACGCGCCCGACTACCACGTGCTGCCCGTGGGAAACGCCGGGAACATCACCGCGTACTGGGCGGGGTACAAGGAGTACCGGGCGTCCGGCGCGGCGAAGTCGCTGCCGGCGATGCTCGGGTGGCAGGCGGAGGGAGCGGCTCCGATCGTCCGGGGGGCGCCGGTGAAGAAGCCCGAGACGGTCGCCACCGCGATCCGGATCGGAAACCCCGCGTCGTGGAAGCAGGCTGCGATCGCGCGGGACGAATCCGGCGGCCTCATCCGCATGGTGAGCGACGCGGAGATCCTCGACGCGTACAAGATGGTGGCGGAAACCGAGGGGATCTTCTGCGAGCCCGCGTCCGCGGCCTCGATCGCCGGCGTGGTAAAATTGGCCAGGGAAAATTTCTTCCGGCGGGGGCAGCGGCTGGTCTGCACGCTCACCGGGCACGGGTTGAAGGATCCCGACAACGCCATCGCGCAATCCGTTTCCCCCGCGACGATCCCCCCGACCATGGCGGACGTCCTGCGGGTCCTCGGATTCTGAAAGAGGGGATACACATGGGCGGCAAATACATCATCCTCATCGGCGACGGGATGGCCGACTGGCCGATCCCGGCCATCGGGAACCGCACGCCCCTGGAGGCCGCGGAGAAACCGAACATGGACTTCATGGCCGCGAACGGCGCCCTGGGGATGGTGCAGGTGGTCCCGAAGGAGATGTACCCGGGGAGCGACGTTTCGAACCTGAGCATCCTCGGATACGACCCGGCCGCCGTGTACACCGGCCGCTCTCCGCTCGAGGCCGCTTCCATCGGCATTTCCCTGGGACCCGACGACGTCGCGGTGCGCTGCAACGTGGTCGCGCTGAAGAACGACGGCTCGGACTCCGAAATGGAGGATTTCTCCGCGGGACACATCTCGACCGCCGAGGCGGGGGAACTCCTGCGTTCCCTGCAGGACCGGGTGGCCGACAAGGGGGTCCGGTTCCACACCGGAGTTTCGTACCGCCACCTGATGGTCTGGCCGGGCGGGATGGACGGCGTCAAGACGACCCCCCCCCACGACATCCACGGGAAGAGGATCACCGAGTACCTCCCGAAGGGGATGGGGGCGGAGCTCCTCCTCGAAATCATGGAAATCTCGCGCGAGGTGTTCGCGGACCACCCGGTGAACCGGATGCGGTCCGCCGCCGGGAAGCTGCCGGGGAACTCCGTGTGGCTGTGGGGGCAGGGGAAGGCGCCGCGCATCCCCACGTTGCGGGAGAAGTACGGCCTCACCGGCTCGGTGGTGGCGGCGGTCGACCTCATCAAGGGGATCGGGATCTACGCGGGACTCCAAGTGGTCGACGTGCCGGGCGCGACGGGCTACATCGACACGAACTACGCGGGGAAGGCCGAATACGCCCTTCGGGAGCTCGAGCGGAAGGATTTCGTCCTGATCCACGTCGAGGCGCCCGACGAGGCGGGCCACAACGGGAACACCCGGGACAAGATCCGAGCGATCGAGCGGATCGACCGGGAGATGCTCTCCCCGCTCCTTTCGCGGGCCCGTGAAAAAGGGGACCTGCGGATCCTGCTGCTGCCGGACCATCCGACGCCGGTGGCGATCCGCACGCATGCCCAGGAACCGGTTCCGTTCGTCTTCTACCCCGCGCCTTCCGGGCTTTCCGCCACGCCGGGTCGACGATACACCGAGGCGGAGGGAAGGGACTCCGGCCAGTTCCTTTCCGCCGGGACGAAGCTGATGGCGCATCTTCTCGCGTGA
This is a stretch of genomic DNA from Deltaproteobacteria bacterium. It encodes these proteins:
- a CDS encoding threonine synthase, whose product is MHWEGIIRHYARFFSPVPEECVVTLLEGNTPLVPAAALARRIAPGTEIFLKYEGLNPTGSFKDRGMTMAVSKAKADGSNAVICASTGNTSASAAAYAARAGMKAFVLIPEGKIALGKLSQAMIHGAQVLQILGNFDDALTLVKEVSEKYPVTLVNSINPYRIQGQKSAAFEIVDALGDAPDYHVLPVGNAGNITAYWAGYKEYRASGAAKSLPAMLGWQAEGAAPIVRGAPVKKPETVATAIRIGNPASWKQAAIARDESGGLIRMVSDAEILDAYKMVAETEGIFCEPASAASIAGVVKLARENFFRRGQRLVCTLTGHGLKDPDNAIAQSVSPATIPPTMADVLRVLGF
- a CDS encoding cofactor-independent phosphoglycerate mutase, translated to MGGKYIILIGDGMADWPIPAIGNRTPLEAAEKPNMDFMAANGALGMVQVVPKEMYPGSDVSNLSILGYDPAAVYTGRSPLEAASIGISLGPDDVAVRCNVVALKNDGSDSEMEDFSAGHISTAEAGELLRSLQDRVADKGVRFHTGVSYRHLMVWPGGMDGVKTTPPHDIHGKRITEYLPKGMGAELLLEIMEISREVFADHPVNRMRSAAGKLPGNSVWLWGQGKAPRIPTLREKYGLTGSVVAAVDLIKGIGIYAGLQVVDVPGATGYIDTNYAGKAEYALRELERKDFVLIHVEAPDEAGHNGNTRDKIRAIERIDREMLSPLLSRAREKGDLRILLLPDHPTPVAIRTHAQEPVPFVFYPAPSGLSATPGRRYTEAEGRDSGQFLSAGTKLMAHLLA